The following are from one region of the Rosettibacter firmus genome:
- the zapA gene encoding cell division protein ZapA codes for MGEKKKLKVKIFDKEYSLLVENQEIAAELAEYVNTIMEETREELPEQPKDTIAIIAALNIAYDLFVERNKYREFSIQATDKVKRIRLLLDESNFMSSPS; via the coding sequence ATGGGCGAAAAAAAGAAGCTTAAAGTAAAAATATTTGATAAAGAATATTCGTTACTTGTAGAAAATCAAGAAATTGCAGCTGAACTTGCTGAGTATGTAAATACAATAATGGAAGAAACAAGAGAAGAATTACCAGAGCAACCAAAAGATACAATTGCAATAATTGCAGCATTAAATATTGCATATGATTTATTTGTGGAAAGGAATAAGTATCGAGAGTTCAGTATACAGGCAACAGATAAAGTAAAAAGAATTAGGCTTCTTTTGGACGAATCCAATTTTATGTCCTCTCCATCATAA